In Natronoarchaeum philippinense, a single window of DNA contains:
- a CDS encoding phosphoribosyltransferase — MADLPDEFKCTISDWDYIYSLCRDVSDQVKAAEFEPDVVVALARGGWFAGRCLCDFLGLDDLTSLKMEHYVGTGQKADEPQVRYPMPEGSVEGKDVLIIDDIADTGGSIRRAHEYVNERNPGEVRTATLQLLQTSEFEPEFVGERLEEWAWVVYPWNFIEDMIELSAGVMEKADQETFDRGDIRHYLSEFHDVDRIEMEIAQPDRLDEVLDEMERRDVIASAEPASDDADRWRLVE, encoded by the coding sequence ATGGCCGACCTTCCGGACGAGTTCAAGTGTACGATCTCCGACTGGGACTACATCTACAGCCTCTGTCGGGATGTCAGCGATCAGGTCAAGGCCGCCGAGTTCGAGCCCGACGTCGTCGTCGCGCTGGCGCGGGGCGGCTGGTTCGCCGGGCGCTGTCTCTGTGACTTTCTCGGCCTAGACGACCTGACGAGTCTGAAGATGGAACACTACGTCGGCACCGGCCAGAAGGCCGACGAGCCCCAAGTTCGCTATCCGATGCCGGAGGGCAGCGTCGAGGGCAAAGACGTGCTGATTATCGACGACATCGCCGACACCGGCGGGTCGATCCGGCGCGCCCACGAGTACGTCAACGAGCGCAATCCCGGAGAAGTCCGTACCGCCACGCTCCAACTGCTCCAGACCAGCGAGTTCGAACCGGAGTTCGTCGGCGAACGTCTGGAGGAGTGGGCGTGGGTCGTCTACCCGTGGAACTTCATCGAGGACATGATCGAACTCAGCGCCGGCGTCATGGAGAAGGCCGACCAAGAGACGTTCGACCGCGGCGACATCCGTCACTACCTCTCGGAGTTCCACGACGTGGACCGCATCGAAATGGAGATCGCCCAGCCTGACCGTCTGGACGAAGTGCTCGACGAGATGGAGCGGCGCGACGTGATCGCGTCTGCCGAGCCGGCGTCAGACGACGCCGATCGCTGGCGTCTCGTCGAGTAG